In the genome of Aspergillus flavus chromosome 8, complete sequence, one region contains:
- a CDS encoding uncharacterized protein (expressed protein): MPVSRQSYKCGRCHQVYSTSSHLRRHEATHVPRKGFTCQFCERSFARSDVLRRHFPACKRKGRNPIPSEGTRGRKRKACDACVESRTQCDGDLPCETCLHRGLECSLNYIREQERTARSNQNGQERLDDSSVNRIPVHFLLNFADPASKRLYDVQRVLTGCDKDLGKYASCGKYEIPNVDSSTEQWMGLFHLFIDTAALDNPDQDKSLMYGLADTQELSNTVSRILGLMKDMFESRFNNKGHHTMVGAESFFSPTNITLFVSAFFEHSYKGIRFIHKASFNVHTISAQLLLAITLMGATCVSPQDASSAEGYSDVAEYLIFDGPEFGKVFNIDNPSLARENMEILQAAMVISVIQWSKGDVTIKRRIRTQRFPALVCAARALRLTQVTNQAVSDTESLDLDRYFYRESLVRAMAWLYLMDSHLAVYYRNPPQFKIAEACFGLPQHEELYDTMEPSALVNASQNATNGGLTLTLKSVIQRLMEKDSGRFEELISQRFTLFGLFLVIASLHCILFDFQALDTCVDLSGPFGSLDTALDRWKKMWDLTYTTIMPSDIRKSGYMVHALELWWLAKKLTQKPTGIYLESGFALDSTATFHEMVRELKGFQPVQ; the protein is encoded by the exons ATGCCGGTGTCCCGCCAGAGTTATAAATGCGGCCGGTGCCACCAGGTATATTCGACGAGCAGTCACTTGCGACGACATGAAGCAACGC ATGTACCGAGAAAAGGTTTCACTTGCCAGTTCTGTGAACGAAGCTTTGCACGAAG CGACGTTCTTCGTCGCCACTTTCCAGCCTGCAAGCGGAAGGGTAGGAATCCGATTCCTTCTGAAGGCACGCGCGGCAGAAAGCGAAAAGCTTGCGATGCATGTGTCGAGAGTCGTACGCAATGTGATGGGGATCTTCCATGCGAGACATGCCTTCACAGAGGCTTGGAGTGCTCacttaattatataagaGAGCAGGAGAGGACGGCCAGGAGCAACCAAAATGGACAGGAGAGATTAGACGACTCGAGCGTCAATAGAATCCCAGTTCACTTTCTCCTGAATTTTGCCGATCCAGCAAGCAAACGATTATATGACGTTCAGCGGGTTCTTACAGGGTGCGATAAAGACCTCGGGAAATATGCATCGTGTGGGAAATACGAAATCCCCAATGTGGATAGTTCAACAGAGCAGTGGATGGGGCTTTTCCATCTCTTTATTGACACCGCAGCGTTGGATAACCCAGACCAAGACAAGTCTCTTATGTATGGGCTGGCGGACACCCAAGAGCTGAGCAACACGGTATCGAGGATTTTAGGCCTGATGAAGGACATGTTCGAATCGCGGTTCAACAATAAAGGGCATCATACTATGGTAGGGGCTGAAAGCTTTTTCTCACCAACTAATATCACTCTTTTTGTCAGCGCCTTCTTTGAACACTCATACAAAGGTATACGCTTCATTCATAAAGCATCTTTCAACGTTCATACCATCTCAGCCCAGTTACTATTAGCTATCACTTTGATGGGCGCGACATGTGTATCACCGCAGGATGCTTCTAGCGCGGAAGGGTACTCCGACGTAGCTGAGTATCTGATCTTCGATGGGCCTGAATTCGGGAAGgtttttaatatagacaACCCGTCGCTCGCCAGAGAAAATATGGAAATTCTCCAGGCTGCAATGGTGATAAGTGTCATCCAGTGGTCGAAGGGCGATGTAACCATCAAAAGGCGGATTCGAACGCAGCGGTTCCCAGCTCTAGTTTGCGCTGCACGAGCGCTGAGACTGACGCAGGTGACCAATCAGGCTGTCAGCGACACAGAGTCTCTTGATTTAGACAGGTACTTCTATAGGGAGAGTCTTGTGAG GGCCATGGCGTGGCTTTACCTCATGGACTCGCACTTGGCCGTCTACTATCGGAACCCGCCCCAGTTTAAGATTGCCGAGGCTTGCTTTGGCTTACCACAACATGAGGAGCTTTACGATACAATGGAACCTTCCGCCTTGGTAAATGCGTCGCAAAATGCGACCAATGGCGGACTAACCCTGACTTTGAAGTCCGTTATTCAGCGCTTGATGGAGAAGGACAGTGGACGATTTGAGGAACTAATCTCACAGCGATTTACACTATTTGGTCTTTTTTTAGTTATAGCGA GTCTTCACTGTATATTGTTCGACTTCCAAGCACTGGACACCTGTGTCGATCTATCAGGACCCTTTGGCTCCCTTGATACTGCCTTGGATagatggaagaaaatgtGGGATTTAACATATACGACCATCATGCCTAGTGATATCAGAAAGTCTGGGTACATGGTGCATGCTCTCGAGCTCTGGTGGCTTGCAAAGAAGCTTACTCAGAAACCAACCGGGATATATCTAGAAAGCGGGTTTGCGCTGGACTCCACCGCCACCTTTCACGAGATGGTTCGAGAATTAAAGGGCTTTCAGCCAGTACAATGA
- a CDS encoding nucleoside phosphorylase domain-containing protein has product MTVNSPPTDRSQFGVGIICALPLEATAVSALFDTEWDSHLYGKAVGDTNAYSTGSIGRHNVVLVHMAGMGKIAAATAAANLRASFEGVQLAIVVGVCGAIPLRKQSDMEIHLGDVIISEGLVQYDFGRRYSSNQFARKDTPRDNLPRPSPEIRAVLAKLQVEQGRRALHERTIGHLLDLREKLYGVATYPGATEDKFFEPTYRHKHHVDWTCAACLKNDDVCDSEIKLTCDHLQCHEGNLVPRQRLSEPFNPVIHFGLVASGDTVMKSGVDRDSIAARDQVIAFEMEGAGVRKLFQGVLVIKAACDYADSHKSKNWQGYAAATAAAATKGFLEHWAISLRVDRRTICYFFFKDDFEDQRSSTKALCCILSQLFEARRDLLSEGILEQFEIQGDNFTNSFSELWDTLVTTIEARNAGEVIILLDAIDECEDEGRFLLEDALCKFYGRKRDSNLKFLLTTRPYGKIKRGLRPLDIPELPVIHLSGESDAEMHKISAEIEIFVRERVKNIRAKLRLGHEEQQLLLERLL; this is encoded by the exons ATGACTGTCAACAGTCCACCCACAGACAGAAGTCAATTTGGGGTCGGTATAATCTGTGCCTTACCGTTAGAAGCCACAGCGGTAAGCGCACTTTTCGACACAGAATGGGACAGCCACTTGTATGGCAAGGCGGTAGGGGATACGAACGCATACTCCACCGGTTCCATTGGACGCCATAATGTCGTTTTGGTACATATGGCAGGCATGGGGAAGATCGCTGCTGCGACCGCGGCTGCAAACTTGCGTGCGAGCTTTGAGGGTGTCCAGCTTGCCATTGTGGTGGGTGTTTGTGGCGCTATTCCGCTCCGCAAGCAGTCAGATATGGAAATACATCTCGGCGATGTGATAATCAGCGAAGGGCTTGTCCAGTACGACTTCGGGAGAAGGTACTCCAGCAACCAATTCGCAAGGAAGGATACACCGCGCGATAACTTGCCAAGGCCTAGTCCTGAAATCCGAGCAGTCCTGGCCAAGCTGCAAGTAGAGCAGGGCCGTCGGGCGCTGCATGAAAGGACAATAGGGCATCTTTTAGACTTGCGCGAGAAGCTATATGGTGTCGCGACATATCCCGGAGCGACCGAGGATAAATTCTTTGAGCCAACATATAGGCACAAACACCACGTGGATTGGACGTGTGCGGCTTGTTTGAAGAATGATGATGTCTGTGACAGTGAAATAAAGCTTACTTGCGACCATCTCCAGTGTCATGAAGGCAACCTTGTGCCACGTCAGAGATTATCTGAGCCATTCAACCCAGTGATCCACTTCGGACTTGTTGCATCAGGGGACACCGTGATGAAATCTGGAGTGGATCGAGACAGCATTGCAGCGCGAGATCAGGTGATCGCATTCGAGATGGAAGGCGCTGGGGTTCGGAAGCTCTTTCAGGGTGTGCTGGTCATCAAAGCTGCATGCGACTACGCTGATAGCCATAAGAGTAAGAATTGGCAAGGTTATGCAGCGGCGACAGCAGCTGCTGCCACGAAAGGATTCCTAGAACATTGGGCAATAAGTCTACGAGTTG ATAGACGAACAATATGctacttctttttcaaaGATGACTTTGAAGATCAGAGGAGCAGTACCAAAGCCTTATGCTGTATTCTCAGCCAGTTATTTGAGGCAAGGCGCGACTTGCTCTCTGAAGGAATCCTCGAACAGTTCGAGATCCAAGGAGACAATTTTACCAATTCATTTAGCGAACTTTGGGATACTCTCGTTACCACTATCGAGGCCCGTAACGCAGGCGAAGTAATCATCCTCCTAGATGCCATCGATGAATGTGAAGATGAAGGGCGATTCCTTCTCGAGGATGCATTGTGCAAGTTCTATGGCAGGAAAAGAGACTCGAATCTGAAGTTTCTTTTGACGACACGACCATATGGTAAGATAAAGCGGGGTCTTCGACCTCTGGACATTCCAGAATTGCCTGTCATTCATCTTTCCGGGGAGAGCGATGCTGAAATGCACAAGATCTCCGCAGAGATCGAGATATTTGTCAGAGAGAGGGTGAAGAATATCCGCGCAAAGCTGAGACTCGGACATGAGGAACAGCAGCTCCTCCTGGAGAGACTCCTATAA
- a CDS encoding ankyrin — protein MAPLDAKTDLCMYVDAYPFLDYAATFWTLHLQGAHINADTIMQLLRRFCDTGLKDSRLWFKIYWSNTHGEIPRDFTALMVASYFGLDSVVKELLDDYKGDLDFVDSKHERSALSWAAERGSVGVVKLLLKGRRRSFIGIHVPSGKGAEINSIDVYMRTPLTYAAWNGHLEVVSLLLRKGAAINTIDEFGATPLLYATYNAKKPVVDLLLAQGAKTHSGENIIMAFCSAAGKGQEPVMRLLLENGTDPDARRSDGCNLISWAASHGYKAALTLLIESGGDINRGNYENGQTAIHHAVKYGQKGAVRLLVEYGADLKLGDKNGQTPLHFASSIGDRDIVQILLSKDSRPQLELRDKVYTRTPLTCAATHGYTEVVRLLLDSDADIEANDLKWGLTPLSWSALNGYEAVAELLLDHGAELESLDTWSCRTPLSWAAFSGHEAVTKLLLERGAFIEHMDHPNGFTPLLLAVKNGHQAVVKLLLDKGADVQYEDTYSSQDAIAWAAVNGHEAILSLLLGRGVSIEGRSSPESGHHYPWLLRIIAWLPS, from the coding sequence ATGGCACCCCTCGATGCAAAGACCGATTTGTGCATGTACGTCGACGCCTATCCTTTTCTTGACTACGCTGCGACGTTTTGGACGCTCCATCTGCAAGGTGCACATATCAATGCGGACACAATAATGCAGTTACTCCGAAGATTTTGTGATACAGGCTTGAAGGACTCGCGATTGTGGTTCAAGATATATTGGTCCAATACGCATGGGGAGATACCAAGAGACTTCACCGCACTCATGGTCGCCTCCTATTTTGGACTTGATTCAGTTGTAAAGGAACTACTAGACGATTACAAGGGTGACTTAGATTTCGTGGATAGTAAGCATGAACGGTCAGCACTTTCTTGGGCTGCCGAGAGAGGGTCTGTCGGTGTCGTCAAGCTATTGCTCAAAGGTCGGAGGCGCTCATTTATCGGAATCCACGTCCCCTCTGGGAAAGGTGCAGAAATAAACTCGATAGACGTATACATGCGTACACCGTTAACATATGCGGCATGGAACGGGCATTTAGAAGTTGTGAGCCTCCTACTACGGAAGGGAGCTGCCATCAATACGATAGACGAATTCGGCGCCACACCACTCCTTTACGCGACATACAATGCAAAAAAGCCTGTTGTTGATCTCCTTCTTGCGCAGGGAGCCAAAACACATTCTGGTGAGAATATTATCATGGCATTCTGCTCGGCTGCAGGAAAGGGGCAGGAACCCGTAATGAGGTTACTGCTCGAGAACGGCACTGATCCTGACGCGCGGCGCAGTGATGGGTGCAACTTAATCTCATGGGCCGCTTCTCATGGATATAAGGCTGCGCTTACATTGCTGATTGAGAGCGGTGGCGACATTAATAGAGGAAACTATGAGAATGGCCAAACAGCGATACACCACGCTGTTAAATATGGGCAAAAAGGAGCAGTCAGGTTGCTTGTGGAATATGGAGCTGATCTTAAACTCGGCGACAAGAATGGACAAACACCGTTACATTTCGCTTCCAGCATTGGGGACCGTGACATAGTGCAAATACTGCTCAGCAAAGATAGCCGACCGCAGCTGGAGTTGAGAGATAAGGTATATACGCGGACCCCCCTTACATGCGCTGCTACACACGGATATACAGAAGTAGTCAGATTATTACTGGACAGCGATGCTGATATTGAGGCGAATGATCTTAAGTGGGGACTAACCCCATTGTCGTGGTCCGCATTAAATGGATATGAAGCAGTGGCAGAACTTCTTCTTGACCACGGTGCCGAGTTAGAGTCCTTGGATACATGGTCTTGTCGCACACCTCTCTCCTGGGCAGCTTTTAGTGGACATGAGGCTGTTACAAAACTACTACTTGAGAGAGGGGCTTTCATTGAACATATGGATCACCCAAATGGCTTTACGCCGTTATTACTAGCTGTCAAGAATGGTCACCAAGCAGTGGTAAAACTGCTCCTTGACAAGGGCGCCGACGTACAGTATGAAGATACCTACTCCAGTCAGGACGCAATAGCATGGGCAGCTGTGAATGGACACGAGGCCATTTTAAGTCTGCTCCTTGGAAGAGGTGTTTCTATTGAGGGAAGGTCTAGCCCTGAAAGCGGACACCATTATCCCTGGCTGTTGAGAATAATCGCATGGCTGCCGTCTTGA
- a CDS encoding putative ad-003, whose product MSTDPVKLLQSNNDGPPATRPDSQIDQAVAVKYWSDKPATVNGMLGGYAQVSRTDLRGSRNFLAKARRLVPGCPVTGKLKRGVDCGAGIGRVINDFLGQECEIVDAVEPVEKFSRVLSERRLTRNCALGEVLTIGIEDWVPGVKVYDLIWAQWSVPYLTDAQLVEYLVRCRGALTDVGLMVIKENISEEPEGDIYDESESSVTRTDEKLRRLFKEAGMQLILSEVQSGFPRQLRLLPVISYALRPRI is encoded by the coding sequence ATGTCCACAGACCCCGTAAAGCTCCTCCAAAGCAATAATGACGGGCCACCAGCAACCCGCCCGGACTCCCAAATCGACCAAGCCGTCGCCGTCAAATACTGGAGCGACAAACCCGCAACAGTGAACGGCATGCTTGGCGGCTACGCCCAGGTCTCGCGGACCGACCTGCGCGGATCCCGGAACTTTCTCGCAAAGGCCCGTCGATTAGTTCCCGGATGTCCGGTGACTGGGAAGCTCAAGCGTGGCGTGGATTGCGGAGCTGGGATCGGACGCGTGATTAATGATTTTCTGGGCCAGGAGTGCGAAATTGTTGATGCCGTTGAGCCGGTGGAGAAGTTTTCCCGGGTACTGAGTGAAAGGCGGCTGACGAGGAATTGTGCCCTTGGGGAGGTGCTGACTATTGGTATTGAGGATTGGGTTCCTGGGGTTAAGGTTTATGATCTTATTTGGGCGCAGTGGAGTGTTCCTTATCTGACGGATGCGCAATTGGTGGAGTATTTGGTGCGGTGTCGCGGTGCTTTGACTGATGTTGGGCTTATGGTTATTAAAGAGAATATCTCTGAGGAGCCGGAGGGGGATATCTATGATGAGTCGGAGAGCAGTGTGACGAGGACTGATGAGAAGCTACGCAGACTGTTCAAAGAAGCTGGAATGCAGCTGATCTTGTCGGAGGTACAATCGGGCTTTCCTCGACAGTTGAGGCTTTTGCCTGTCATATCTTATGCGTTACGGCCGAGGATCTAG
- a CDS encoding reductase with broad range of substrate specificity (L-xylulose reductase), whose protein sequence is MPEGPVVNGLFRHNNTTPPAQESVMALFSLKGKTAVVTGAASGIGLSVAHALAEAGANVAIWYNRNSKAVEEAANIQSKYGVKCRAYQINIRESEKVEELLNTCVRELNGRLDIFIANSGIPWTQGPMIDAPLDHYRDVTQTDLDGTFYCARAAGAHWRRQKTEGTDIFGNPLQGFTYGSFVATASMSGHIVNIPQLQAAYNAAKAGVIHLCKSLAVEWVQFARANTVSPGYIITDISTFVPDETKDIWKGKIPMGREALPHELKGAYLYLASDASSYTTGADLVVDGGYTLP, encoded by the exons ATGCCCGAAGGTCCAGTAGTAAATGGCCTCTTCCGCCATAACAACACTACCCCTCCAGCGCAGGAGAGTGTTATGGCTCTCTTCTCGCTCAAGGGGAAAACTGCCGTCGTCACCGGCGCAGCATCGGGTATCGGGTTGAGCGTCGCACATGCACTCGCGGAGGCTGGCGCCAACGTTGCCATCTGGTATAACAGAAACAGTAAAGCCGTTGAGGAGGCTGCAAACATCCAGTCTAAATATGGCGTTAAGT GCCGTGCATACCAAATAAACATCCGCGAAAGCGAAAAGGTTGAAGAGCTGTTGAATACATGCGTCCGCGAATTGAACGGTCGCCTGGACATTTTCATCGCCAACTCCGGGATTCCGTGGACTCAAGGACCCATGATCGATGCTCCGCTTGACCACTACAGAGACGTGACACAAACCGATCTAGATGGAACATTCTATTGTGCCAGAGCCGCTGGCGCTCATTGGAGAAGGCAGAAGACCGAGGGTACAGATATTTTTGGCAATCCTCTACAAGGCTTCACATACGGTAGTTTCGTTGCGACTGCTTCCATGAGTGGACACATTGTCAATATACCACAGCTCCAAGCTGCGTATAATGCGGCTAAGGCCGGAGTGATCCATTTGT GTAAATCACTTGCCGTGGAATGGGTTCAGTTTGCGCGCGCGAATACAGTCTCGCCTGGATACATTATTACTGATATTTCCACGTTTGTTCCTGACGAGACAAAGGATATTTGGAAAGGTAAAATTCCGATGGGTCGGGAAGCTCTGCCACATGAGCTCAAAGGTGCCTATCTGTATCTGGCTTCGGATGCGTCAAGTTATACTACCGGTGCGGATCTTGTTGTGGATGGAGGTTATACTCTACCCTGA